A window of Nomascus leucogenys isolate Asia chromosome X, Asia_NLE_v1, whole genome shotgun sequence contains these coding sequences:
- the AKAP4 gene encoding A-kinase anchor protein 4 isoform X1, producing the protein MMAYSGTTMMSDDIDWLRSHRGVCKVDLYNPEGQQDQDRKVICFVDVSTLNVEDKDYKDAAGSSSEGNLNLGSLEEKEIIVIKDAEKKDQSKMEGSVCLFKQAPSDPVSVLNWLLSDLQKYALGFQHALSPSTSTCEHKVGNTEGEYHRASSENCYSVYADQVNIDYLMKRPQNLCLEMTAAKNTNNNQSPSAPPAKPPSTQRAVISPDGECSIDDLSFYVNRLCSLIIQMSHKEIKEKLEGKSKCLHHSICPSPGNKDRISPRTAASKIASEMAHEAVEMTTAEMCGTGEESREGGQKSFLCSELSNKSKSGDKQMSQRDSKEFADSISKGLMVYVNQVASDMMVSVMKTLKVHSSGKPVPACVVLKRVLLRHTKEIVSDLIDSCMKNLHSITGVLMTDSDFVSAVKRNLFNQWKQNATDIMEAMLKRLVSALIGEEKETESQRLSYASLKAGSHDPKCRNQSLEFSTMKAEMKGRDKDKMKSDPCKSLTSAEKVGEHILKEGLTIWNEKQGNPCKVATKACSSKDEKGEKINASTDSLAKDLIISALKLIQYHLTQQTKGKDTCEEDCPGSTMGYMAQSTQYEKCGGGQSAKALSAKQLESHRAPGPSTCQKENQHLDSQKMDMSNIVLMLIQKLLNENPFKCEDPCEGENKHSEPMANKAASMSKRSDKGEEQCQEHQELDCISGMKQVNWQFIDKLVESVMKLCLIMAKYSNDGAALAELEEQAASANKPNFRGTRCIHSGAMPQNYQDSLGHEVIVNNQCSTNSLQKQLQAVLQWIAASQFNVPMLYFMGDKDGQLEKLPQVSAKAAEKGYSVGGLLQEVMKFAKEWQLDEAVGKVARKQLLDWLLANL; encoded by the exons ATGATGGCCTACTCTGGTACTACAATG aTGTCTGATGACATTGACTGGTTACGCAGCCACAGGGGTGTGTGCAAGGTAGATCTCTACAACCCAGAGGGACAGCAAGATCAGGACCGGAAGGTG ATATGCTTTGTCGATGTGTCCACCCTGAATGTAGAAGATAAAGATTACAAG GATGCTGCTGGTTCCAGCTCAGAAGGCAACTTAAACCTGGGAAgtctggaagaaaaagagattatcGTGATCAAGGACGCTGAGAAGAAAGACCAGTCTAAG atggagggATCTGTGTGCCTTTTCAAACAAGCTCCCTCTGATCCTGTAAGTGTCCTCAACTGGCTTCTCAGTGATCTCCAGAAGTATGCCTTGGGTTTCCAACATGCACTGAGCCCCTCAACCTCTACCTGTGAACATAAAGTAGGAAACACAGAGGGCGAATATCACAGAGCATCCTCTGAGAACTGCTACAGTGTCTATGCCGATCAAGTGAACATAGATTATTTGATGAAGAGACCTCAAAACCTCTGTCTAGAAATGACAGCAGCTAAAAACACCAACAATAATCAAAGTCCTTCAGCTCCTCCAGCCAAACCTCCTAGCACTCAGAGAGCAGTCATTTCCCCTGATGGAGAATGTTCTATAGATGACCTTTCCTTCTATGTCAATCGACTATGTTCTCTGATAATCCAGATGTCCCATAAGGAAATCAAGGAGAAGTTGGAAGGTAAAAGCAAATGCCTTCATCATTCAATCTGTCCATCCCCTGGGAACAAAGACAGAATCAGTCCCCGAACTGCTGCGAGCAAGATTGCTTCTGAAATGGCCCATGAAGCTGTGGAAATGACCACTGCAGAAATGTGTGGCACTGGAGAGGAGTCCAGGGAAGGTGGCCAGAAAAGCTTTCTATGTAGTGAATTatccaacaagagcaaaagtggAGACAAACAGATGTCCCAGAGAGACAGCAAAGAATTTGCAGATTCCATCAGCAAGGGGCTCATGGTTTATGTAAATCAGGTGGCATCTGACATGATGGTCTCTGTCATGAAGACGTTGAAAGTGCACAGCTCTGGGAAGCCAGTTCCAGCATGTGTGGTCCTGAAGAGGGTGTTGCTAAGGCACACCAAGGAGATTGTGTCCGATTTGATTGATTCCTGCATGAAGAACCTGCATAGTATTACTGGGGTCCTGATGACTGACTCAGACTTTGTCTCAGCTGTCAAGAGAAATCTGTTCAACCAGTGGAAACAAAATGCTACAGACATCATGGAGGCCATGCTGAAGCGCTTGGTCAGTGCCCTTATTGGTGAGGAGAAGGAGACTGAGTCTCAGCGTCTGTCATATGCATCTTTAAAAGCTGGGTCCCATGATCCCAAATGCAGGAACCAGAGTCTTGAATTCTCCACCATGAAAGCTGAAATGAAAGGGAGGGacaaagacaaaatgaaatcAGACCCATGCAAGTCACTGACTAGTGCTGAGAAAGTCGGTGAACACATTCTCAAGGAGGGCCTGACCATCTGGAACGAAAAGCAAGGAAACCCATGCAAGGTGGCTACCAAAGCATGCAGCAGTAAagatgagaaaggagaaaagatcaATGCTTCCACAGATTCACTGGCCAAGGACCTGATTATCTCTGCCCTTAAGCTGATCCAGTACCATCTGACTCAGCAGACTAAGGGCAAAGATACATGTGAAGAAGACTGTCCTGGTTCCACCATGGGCTATATGGCTCAGAGTACTCAATATGAAAAGTGTGGAGGTGGTCAAAGTGCCAAAGCACTTTCAGCGAAACAACTAGAATCTCACAGAGCCCCTGGACCATCCACCTGTCAAAAGGAGAACCAACACCTGGACTCCCAGAAAATGGATATGTCAAACATCGTTCTAATGCTGATTCAGAAACTGCTTAATGAGAACCCCTTCAAATGTGAGGACCCATGCGAAGGTGAGAACAAGCATTCTGAGCCCATGGCAAACAAAGCAGCTTCCATGTCCAAGAGATCTGACAAAGGGGAAGAACAATGCCAGGAGCATCAAGAACTTGACTGTATCAGTGGGATGAAGCAAGTGAACTGGCAATTTATAGATAAACTGGTAGAATCTGTGATGAAGCTCTGCCTTATCATGGCTAAGTATAGCAACGATGGGGCAGCCCTTGCTGAGTTGGAAGAACAAGCAGCCTCGGCAAATAAGCCCAATTTCAGGGGCACCAGATGCATTCACAGTGGTGCAATGCCACAGAACTATCAAGACTCTCTTGGACATGAAGTAATTGTCAATAATCAGTGCTCTACAAATAGCTTGCAGAAGCAGCTCCAGGCTGTCCTGCAGTGGATTGCAGCCTCCCAGTTTAACGTGCCCATGCTCTACTTCATGGGAGATAAGGATGGACAACTGGAAAAG CTTCCTCAGGTTTCAGCTAAAGCAGCAGAGAAAGGGTACAGTGTAGGAGGTCTTCTTCAAGAGGTCATGAAGTTTGCCAAGGAATGGCAACTGGATGAAGCTGTGGGAAAGGTGGCCAGGAAACAGTTGCTGGACTGGCTGCTTGCTAACCTGTGA
- the AKAP4 gene encoding A-kinase anchor protein 4 isoform X2, translated as MSDDIDWLRSHRGVCKVDLYNPEGQQDQDRKVICFVDVSTLNVEDKDYKDAAGSSSEGNLNLGSLEEKEIIVIKDAEKKDQSKMEGSVCLFKQAPSDPVSVLNWLLSDLQKYALGFQHALSPSTSTCEHKVGNTEGEYHRASSENCYSVYADQVNIDYLMKRPQNLCLEMTAAKNTNNNQSPSAPPAKPPSTQRAVISPDGECSIDDLSFYVNRLCSLIIQMSHKEIKEKLEGKSKCLHHSICPSPGNKDRISPRTAASKIASEMAHEAVEMTTAEMCGTGEESREGGQKSFLCSELSNKSKSGDKQMSQRDSKEFADSISKGLMVYVNQVASDMMVSVMKTLKVHSSGKPVPACVVLKRVLLRHTKEIVSDLIDSCMKNLHSITGVLMTDSDFVSAVKRNLFNQWKQNATDIMEAMLKRLVSALIGEEKETESQRLSYASLKAGSHDPKCRNQSLEFSTMKAEMKGRDKDKMKSDPCKSLTSAEKVGEHILKEGLTIWNEKQGNPCKVATKACSSKDEKGEKINASTDSLAKDLIISALKLIQYHLTQQTKGKDTCEEDCPGSTMGYMAQSTQYEKCGGGQSAKALSAKQLESHRAPGPSTCQKENQHLDSQKMDMSNIVLMLIQKLLNENPFKCEDPCEGENKHSEPMANKAASMSKRSDKGEEQCQEHQELDCISGMKQVNWQFIDKLVESVMKLCLIMAKYSNDGAALAELEEQAASANKPNFRGTRCIHSGAMPQNYQDSLGHEVIVNNQCSTNSLQKQLQAVLQWIAASQFNVPMLYFMGDKDGQLEKLPQVSAKAAEKGYSVGGLLQEVMKFAKEWQLDEAVGKVARKQLLDWLLANL; from the exons aTGTCTGATGACATTGACTGGTTACGCAGCCACAGGGGTGTGTGCAAGGTAGATCTCTACAACCCAGAGGGACAGCAAGATCAGGACCGGAAGGTG ATATGCTTTGTCGATGTGTCCACCCTGAATGTAGAAGATAAAGATTACAAG GATGCTGCTGGTTCCAGCTCAGAAGGCAACTTAAACCTGGGAAgtctggaagaaaaagagattatcGTGATCAAGGACGCTGAGAAGAAAGACCAGTCTAAG atggagggATCTGTGTGCCTTTTCAAACAAGCTCCCTCTGATCCTGTAAGTGTCCTCAACTGGCTTCTCAGTGATCTCCAGAAGTATGCCTTGGGTTTCCAACATGCACTGAGCCCCTCAACCTCTACCTGTGAACATAAAGTAGGAAACACAGAGGGCGAATATCACAGAGCATCCTCTGAGAACTGCTACAGTGTCTATGCCGATCAAGTGAACATAGATTATTTGATGAAGAGACCTCAAAACCTCTGTCTAGAAATGACAGCAGCTAAAAACACCAACAATAATCAAAGTCCTTCAGCTCCTCCAGCCAAACCTCCTAGCACTCAGAGAGCAGTCATTTCCCCTGATGGAGAATGTTCTATAGATGACCTTTCCTTCTATGTCAATCGACTATGTTCTCTGATAATCCAGATGTCCCATAAGGAAATCAAGGAGAAGTTGGAAGGTAAAAGCAAATGCCTTCATCATTCAATCTGTCCATCCCCTGGGAACAAAGACAGAATCAGTCCCCGAACTGCTGCGAGCAAGATTGCTTCTGAAATGGCCCATGAAGCTGTGGAAATGACCACTGCAGAAATGTGTGGCACTGGAGAGGAGTCCAGGGAAGGTGGCCAGAAAAGCTTTCTATGTAGTGAATTatccaacaagagcaaaagtggAGACAAACAGATGTCCCAGAGAGACAGCAAAGAATTTGCAGATTCCATCAGCAAGGGGCTCATGGTTTATGTAAATCAGGTGGCATCTGACATGATGGTCTCTGTCATGAAGACGTTGAAAGTGCACAGCTCTGGGAAGCCAGTTCCAGCATGTGTGGTCCTGAAGAGGGTGTTGCTAAGGCACACCAAGGAGATTGTGTCCGATTTGATTGATTCCTGCATGAAGAACCTGCATAGTATTACTGGGGTCCTGATGACTGACTCAGACTTTGTCTCAGCTGTCAAGAGAAATCTGTTCAACCAGTGGAAACAAAATGCTACAGACATCATGGAGGCCATGCTGAAGCGCTTGGTCAGTGCCCTTATTGGTGAGGAGAAGGAGACTGAGTCTCAGCGTCTGTCATATGCATCTTTAAAAGCTGGGTCCCATGATCCCAAATGCAGGAACCAGAGTCTTGAATTCTCCACCATGAAAGCTGAAATGAAAGGGAGGGacaaagacaaaatgaaatcAGACCCATGCAAGTCACTGACTAGTGCTGAGAAAGTCGGTGAACACATTCTCAAGGAGGGCCTGACCATCTGGAACGAAAAGCAAGGAAACCCATGCAAGGTGGCTACCAAAGCATGCAGCAGTAAagatgagaaaggagaaaagatcaATGCTTCCACAGATTCACTGGCCAAGGACCTGATTATCTCTGCCCTTAAGCTGATCCAGTACCATCTGACTCAGCAGACTAAGGGCAAAGATACATGTGAAGAAGACTGTCCTGGTTCCACCATGGGCTATATGGCTCAGAGTACTCAATATGAAAAGTGTGGAGGTGGTCAAAGTGCCAAAGCACTTTCAGCGAAACAACTAGAATCTCACAGAGCCCCTGGACCATCCACCTGTCAAAAGGAGAACCAACACCTGGACTCCCAGAAAATGGATATGTCAAACATCGTTCTAATGCTGATTCAGAAACTGCTTAATGAGAACCCCTTCAAATGTGAGGACCCATGCGAAGGTGAGAACAAGCATTCTGAGCCCATGGCAAACAAAGCAGCTTCCATGTCCAAGAGATCTGACAAAGGGGAAGAACAATGCCAGGAGCATCAAGAACTTGACTGTATCAGTGGGATGAAGCAAGTGAACTGGCAATTTATAGATAAACTGGTAGAATCTGTGATGAAGCTCTGCCTTATCATGGCTAAGTATAGCAACGATGGGGCAGCCCTTGCTGAGTTGGAAGAACAAGCAGCCTCGGCAAATAAGCCCAATTTCAGGGGCACCAGATGCATTCACAGTGGTGCAATGCCACAGAACTATCAAGACTCTCTTGGACATGAAGTAATTGTCAATAATCAGTGCTCTACAAATAGCTTGCAGAAGCAGCTCCAGGCTGTCCTGCAGTGGATTGCAGCCTCCCAGTTTAACGTGCCCATGCTCTACTTCATGGGAGATAAGGATGGACAACTGGAAAAG CTTCCTCAGGTTTCAGCTAAAGCAGCAGAGAAAGGGTACAGTGTAGGAGGTCTTCTTCAAGAGGTCATGAAGTTTGCCAAGGAATGGCAACTGGATGAAGCTGTGGGAAAGGTGGCCAGGAAACAGTTGCTGGACTGGCTGCTTGCTAACCTGTGA